The genomic DNA AACCTTCTGCGTTCCTAATCATACCACATGGACCTGTCGTCTGAACATTTTTGGACAGGAAACATCCGTTCGGTTTATGATAGAGAAAAGCATCTTATACAGGAGGTCTGTTATGGCACGCGAACGGCTTGACTATACCTTGCCGGAATTCATCGAACGGTATCTGTTTTTCCTCAGCGCGAGCGGCAGGCAGGACTCGACGATCCGGCGTTACCGCTATGATCTGATTGAAATCCACCGTTATATGACGGAAGTCGATCAGCCCCTCGAAACGATCGACGACTTCAAGGCGATTCCGCTCGAGACGTGGAAAACGTTCATCAATGACTATCTGATTGAAGAAAAGTTGTATCAACAGGCAACGGTCGCCAGGATTGTCACCGTCCTCAATCAGCTGAACTACCAGATTCGTCAGACAAAATCGAAGCTGATCGAATATGCCCAGCCAACACATGAGCTGACACCGCACCATGTCGCGTCACTAGCCGAATACGAGCAACTGATCCGGACGAACCGTTCCGACCGGGGATTGACGGACCATCAACTCGTCGCACGGCCGTATTTGATTGACCGGAACGAACTGATTTTACGGCTCTTTTACCGTTACGGTCTTCGCGTCCATCACATCATCGGTCTGAAGATGCAGGACTTGAATTTTGCACAGCGGGAGATGACCGTTCATGACCGGCTTGGTAATGCCTACCTGTTGAATCTCGAACGTGACGATCAGGATTTAATGCTCACCTATTTAAAGACGATTCCGGAACCGGTCCGTCCCCGGTACCACTCAACCGATCCGTTTTTCGTCGCCTTTGACTTCTCGCGGATGACGTTCCGCTGGGTCTACAGTAAAAATGCCCCGAAACAATTGTCGATCGTCATGATTACGAAGATGATGCGCCAGTTAAACGAACGGTCCGATAACAAACGGATTATCACGCCGTCGATGTTGCGGAACAGTTTCATTCTCGGAACGTATCTCGAAGAGTTAACGAAAGAGGAACGGTTGACGAAGACTTGTCTCTATAAAGAAGTTTCGCTCCGGCGTTATGCGGAAGCGGTCGACAGGCTGAAGGATTTGTTGTAACAAAAAAAAAGGAACAACGCCGTAGCATTGTCCCATCGAGTAGGCGGCCCCCCGGCCGTCTTTTTTTAACGTGTGATTTCTTCCGTTTCCGCCTCTTGTTCATACAACGTCACATTCCGTGCCGGTGCGAATGTCGAGATGGCATGCTTGTAAATCAATTGTTGTTTGCCTTCTGATTCCAAAATGACGGTGAAATTATCAAACGACTTGATCAATCCCCGTAACTGATACCCGCTGATTAAAAATACTGTTGTCGGAACTGAATCTTTACGCAATTGATTTAAGAAATAGTCTTGAATGTTGTACGTTG from Exiguobacterium sibiricum 7-3 includes the following:
- the hfq gene encoding RNA chaperone Hfq, coding for MKATYNIQDYFLNQLRKDSVPTTVFLISGYQLRGLIKSFDNFTVILESEGKQQLIYKHAISTFAPARNVTLYEQEAETEEITR
- a CDS encoding tyrosine-type recombinase/integrase; the protein is MARERLDYTLPEFIERYLFFLSASGRQDSTIRRYRYDLIEIHRYMTEVDQPLETIDDFKAIPLETWKTFINDYLIEEKLYQQATVARIVTVLNQLNYQIRQTKSKLIEYAQPTHELTPHHVASLAEYEQLIRTNRSDRGLTDHQLVARPYLIDRNELILRLFYRYGLRVHHIIGLKMQDLNFAQREMTVHDRLGNAYLLNLERDDQDLMLTYLKTIPEPVRPRYHSTDPFFVAFDFSRMTFRWVYSKNAPKQLSIVMITKMMRQLNERSDNKRIITPSMLRNSFILGTYLEELTKEERLTKTCLYKEVSLRRYAEAVDRLKDLL